The genomic segment CTCAGAAGGAAGAACTGTAAGGACTGCAAAATTCCCACAAACAAGCAGGCACACCCCATGAAAAAGTTTGAAAGTGTTTCAAATCGGATCTTGAATCTAGCAACATCATTAAGCAACTCCTTAATGTGTTCATTTTTCTACCTCCTTTGTTCTATCCCCCCACCATCTCATCCTTCCAGTGTGTTGGCCCCTGTGTCAAGACCTGCAGGTGTTCGTTCCTGGCCCCATTTTGTCTTGAAAGCACACATTTTTGGACTTGTACTCTATTATAAATGACTTGTTGATCAAGATTTGCCATGTTCATTAGTGACATGTTCCACTGAGAAATCAGTGGTTGACTATTGGTTTTTTGATGGCTACTACCCCTTTGGCTGATGGTCAATATATAGtgctgatgttttgtttttttcttcagcatgtgGTACAGTTTAATAATAAAGCTATCAAATGAGTTAAACTATGAATTACAATTTTGGCATTTTCTCTGAAGTGATGTTACATCCATCCTTGACACAATTTccttaaatattttaaaatatcagAGGGTACCGTATTTGAAAAAAACTCCCCAAAGTTTTAAATTTGATTGCTGAaaagttttcatttaaaaaaaatcagttaattTGATGGTTTCAAACTAATCTGCAAATGTAAACTGTCAGTTTACTAATCTCTGTAAATGATGGTGTGCTCTATATGCTCTATGTGCTCTACATCTTGGCCACCAAAATAACCTGTCACCACACCAAAATTTAGTGCTTGTACCatcaaatgcatgatttttcccTTATCTGCTCCGCTACTGCCTTCTTGGAAATTGTGAAGTCTGATTATTACTACCACAGTTCAATCGTAGCCTCACTTTCAAAACATTTTGTcacgatagtttttttttttttttttacaacaaattAGTAAACCGATTCAGTGCCGTCACTTGCCAAGGTCATAAATCTCTACATATCTCACACCATGTTTTTTATGCGCCGCGAGgcagggcatatagcatccgggttgtccgtctgTTCGTCCGTCTGTTCATTTCATTCACTGCAATGTAgctggcacctattgctcacaaaaacttcatatttggtgggtacatgccttggaggagtacttcgcatgggttcgaaggccactgaccttgacctacttttgaaggtcaccagtggtaacaactgtcaaatccttcgttgcaacgtagctcggcacccattgctcgcagaaactacaTATCTGGTGGGTACTTGCCTTGGAGGAATGAGTACTTAGCATGGGTTCGAAGCATGggtttgacctacttttgaaagTCACAACTATCAtatcctttgccgcaacgtagctcggcaccttttgctcacagaaacttcatatttgttgGGTACAGttgtgacctacttttcaaggtcacaactgtcaaatcctttgccacaaaaCACTGCTCTGCACCCATTGCTCTCAGAAACTtcgtatttggtgggtacatgctttggagtacttcgcatgggtttgaaggctggtgaccttgacctactttccaaggtcaccaatggtgacaactgtcaaatccttcgcctgaaatttgtttgccgcaatgtacctcagcacctgttgctcgcagaaacttcatatttggtgggtacatgccttggagtagttcgcatgggttcgaaggccggtgaccttgacctacttttcaaggtcaccaatggtcacaactgtccaatccttcgccgcaacgtagctcggcaccgattgctcgcagaaactacaTATATAGTGGGTACATGTCTTGgaagagtacttcgcatgggtttgaagggtggtgaccttgacccactttaaaaaaaattaccaatagttacaTTTGTTCGAtggctaccgactttttatggtcactgctggccacatcctctaaataaatatgtcaatctccaatttttccactgtgtatcccagtttacatcaaacacattagggttcaaccaaatacctaccccacacatgtacatattactgcactttacatggaaaatagtactgcgcgcaGGGCATTTTGTGATGTCTCTAGTTAAAATCTGCACGGCTCAGGTtcttattacacacacacacacacacgcacacacacgcacacacacacacacacacacagaacctcGTTACCGATGACTTCCTCTTGTAATGACCAGTATTTCCATGTATTTGAAAGTTACATGAATATGTAACTTTAATATGTAGACAACTGTAGAAAATCAGTTAAATAATTATACACTCAGGAGTTTTAAAGTTAACTGCATTAAAATTTTATAGGATATTGCAAAAAGGTTTGAGAAAAGTAACATTTAAACATTTTACTGCCTTATTAAATACATGTATTTGGTCTCGTCGACACTGTCAGTCTGTGAGGCCTTAAATTCTTCATCTCTGAATGGATGTGAATCAGTGAAATATTCAAAAAATTCAGGTTATCACTTATACAAGATTTTTCAGATCATAGCTTTATTGTACATGTGCAGTACATCGGGATGAGACACTGTACAATCCACAACTGTCTGTGTCAGCGTAACTACAGATGCAGAACAGCCTTCTGTAACTGAATAAATTCTCTTGTGTACGGTTCAATAAACAGCAACATTCTCAGTACAGAGAATTAGCAAAATTAGGTTTGCAGCAGTTTAGCCAACAAATCAGAGTCCAATCTGACTACAGCAGGCTGTTCCGCACAAACCCCGGCTTAAATATAAGCAGGGTTAACATTTTGAgactgaaaatgatgaaaaacattGGGATAAATTTTAGTATTTGTGAGAAGAGCCACATCGAAGCAGACAGAAGAAAACAGTCAATTTGGACTATCTGTAAGACTGGCTAATATTTAAATCTGTGCACAAGGATAATTTTCATACGGCGATTCAGGAAAAACAAACATGCACAGCTGGATTTGTAGTAACTGAGTCTTTGCAGAGTGTCAAATGGCACACTGCATCTTCTGGTGCATATTGATGTTGGCAGAGGAAAAGAACGAGTCATCCTCAGTCTTACTCACTGCTCATCACCAACTCCAGGACTGGTCGGGTTCATCCAGATAGTCCAGAACCATCCCAGGCCTGAGCCAAGAACTAAAACTTGTCAGGAACAAAGGTGTCCTCTCTCTCTGCCCTCAGACCACCTGATGAAGTGCCTCAGTTCCAAGATCTTTTACCTTGAAaataagaaacaacaacaaaaatcctaAACTGAAAGTAGATCAGATCCGAGCGACATGTGAGTTGGATATTTCAGACAGAATGTCCCTCAAATGCACTAATCCTTGACAGCCACAAAGCAGATTGGAAAAACTAATAAACAGTTGAAGAACAAATGTGAATTTGAGATGAATTTTTTCTCTTCCTACCTGTTTGTGGCTGTCAGGAGGAACTAAATAATGTCTTTAATTTGGAGAAAAAGCCTCCTCCTTCACTTTCTTCCTTTTTGTCACTCCTAGATTGCCCTGCCTCAGACTGCTTACCACTGCTGCCTCCACCTGGACAGAAGTTAACACTGCATCAGCTTAGTTGGCAGTGATTTCTTCCAATAAACCCACAAATTGGTGCATGAAAAAGTATAAAGTACATCAACTAAGAGGGCAGAGGTGGTTTTGTAAAGGAAATGTCTATGTGCGCAGTCTATCCTGTACCTGTGGCAGTGACTGTGACTCCGTTCACGGTCCCCTCCACATCCGTCTCGTCCTCTGCGTAGCTCATCAGCAAAGCCCTCTGTTTGTCCGTCAGCATTCTGCACAGGAAGACAACTTCTGTACGTCTTCAAATATTTCAAGATTTGTTGCAACTTATTTTCAGCTTTCACTTGCACCATAATTCTTTCCACTTTTTTTCATCCAAAGAAGTTAAATCTGATCTGCATCTGTTTGTTGGACTGTTAAGTTCACACTCAAAAATTACTCAATCGAtttaacatacaaacaaacaaaattaagttATTGCAGacaatttacagttgtatgtaaaagttttggcacccatgatgatttccataattttcctttataaatcattggttatttGGATCAGCATTTTCATatgaatatatcatatagcagacaaacagactgtgatatttgagaagtgaaagaattttataggatttacagaaagtgcgcaATAATTCTTTTAaacaaattaggcaggtgcataatttGGGCActctagatcctccttttgcaaaaaataacagcctctaaacgcttcctattagtccatgggccaagcaggttttcggtaccacttaagggggggtgggagggggggagggggggggggggggggggggggggtaaggaacacacttagaatccagcctcaatgtatcatggcctacacaaaaatgtatgatagccatgacAAGGTGGTagttgtagccaggtaggggttaacacagaggtcaaactttaaaaatgctcctatcatattgaaaaatatatcacattatttgtctgatcataacaattccaaaaacgtatagtttggactatctatgatggaatgttctggagttatgtggtataaacagcaaaaatttcaattccagtttgtacaggggtcaaatattaaagttgctccaatttcagtaaaaaaaaaaaaaattatgtaaattattgtttgggttaatggggttgtaaaaaggaatagtttgcgccatctgtcatgcttagataTCAAGTtacaaggtaacatatgtcacatgtcatagaattcaatggatgttgaccttgtttgactttacttggagacaaagcattcaacacagtcaaaactattccatttattgatccttttatttcaagcagtaatttgcatcatttttttgctgaaattggagcaacttttgacccctgtacaaactgaaattgacctttgtcaccatgtttgctgtttttaccccataacattccatcatagatgtgatatatttttaaacatgattggagcatttttaaagtttgacctctgtgtaattcttcattgacccctacctggctacagctaccaccctgggatggctatcatacatttttgtgtaggccatggtacactgaggctggattctaagtgttgttttttccctttaagtggtaccgattacgtCAAAATTCATGACTAGCTCGTGAActatatagcttccaatgagagtctggattctggttgaaggtattttggaccattcttctttacaaaacatctcaggtttgttggtttccaagcatggacagcccgcttaaaatcaccacagattttcaataatattcaggtctgtggactgagatggccattcagaacgttgtatttgttcctctgcatgaatgccttagtagattttgagcagtgtttagggttgttgtctcaTTGAAAGATCAaacctggcgcaacttcaactttgtcactgattcatgaacattgttctcaagaatttgttgatattgactggaatccaggtGACCCTCATCTTTAACAAgaatcccagtacctgcactggccacacagccccacagcatgatggaaccatctccaaattttactgtaggtagcaagtgtttttcttggaatgctgtgttcttttcagccatgcatactgccccttgttatgtccaaataactcaattttagtttcatcagtccacagcacattattccaaaatgaaactggcttgtccaaatgtgctttagcatacctcaagcaactctgtttgtggcatgtacacagaagaGGCTTCCTCCATCTCCTTGCGCAAAGTGcgttgtatagttgaacgatgcacagagacactatctgcagcaagatcatgctgtaggtctttggagcaggtctgtgggttgactatgactgttctcaccatccttcgcttcagcttatgagatttgtCTTGGCATTCCACTTCGGGCctcaactagtactgtgcctgtggtcttccatttcctcactatgttcctcacagtggaaactgacagctgaaatctctgaaatagctttttgtaAAAACcacgatgttgaacaatctttgttctcacgtcatttgagagttgtttagaggctcccatgttgccacccaTCAGAAGAGAtgaaaagaggggaaacatttgcaaatggccaccttaaatatccttctcatgattggattcacctataggtcaagggtcactgagcttaccaaaccaattttgtgttgcaataattagtgctaaatgtattcaaatcaataaaatgataagggtacccaaatttatgcacctgcccaattttgtttaaagaattattgcacactttctgtaaatactagcaaCTTCATTTCacgtctcaaatatcagtgtgtccgtttgctatatgacatatttaactgaaatttctgatcagacaagcaatgatttataaaggaaaatcatgaaaaactatcaggggtgcccaaacgtttgcatacaactttaAATAAATATTGGGACCAGCCAGTTAACTGAATAGGGAAAGTACAGAgtgacaccccccaccccaattAAAACCCaatcaattatcaaaatagttgtaaTTAATTTAATAATTGATTTGTTGAGTCATTGCAGGGCTACTTATAAATAACACTTTTCAACAAGAATAATAAGAATGACCGATATTGTGCAAGAATTTCCTTATCAGTTAttgtgaaataacttaaaaaccaTGTCTGCCAAATACTATACTCAAGAGTATATTGaataacatgtttcaaaaaaatctTACTTGGGGACTTGATTTTGATGTGAACATAGTGATCTCCGTAGCCATAGCCACTGACACGAGCGATTCCCTTTCCTGTAAGACATATCCTTTGGTCTGTCTGAACACCTGCAGGAAGCTGCAGATGGGGAGAAAAAATGTTTCTCAGTGGAAAATGTTCCTCCATCAGAGTGGAAAGCTGCCAGTATGTCTACTCACTGATAAGTTGAGGTTTTCATAAAGGCCCTGTGTTCTGGCTGTGCCGCCTAGAATGGCTTGAGCCACAGAGATATGAAGGTCAGAGTGGATGTCGGCACCGTCTCTCCTGAACACAGGACTCTTTTGGACCTGTCACCCAAACCAATCACAAAACACACTGTTCATCAAATGGACAGTTTTAAAAATCAATCTAATGGCAGTGTGCTACGGGCCATCCTTTATCCAGACCAAACTGTTAATCCAGTGTAAAAACAGTTCAGACTCTTTAATCGTCAGCACAAATACACGTGATCTCATTATGCACACTCCATGTCAACCTTCACCACACATACGCGCTCATGTTCACTTTACTATCGGTAGCAACAGTGAGCAGTTTACAAAGATGCTCACCCGGAATGTAATGAAGATTTCTTTCTTGCCAACAGGCATTCGCACGGTCTGACCATCCTCCACACCTAagcgcaaaaacaaaacaacccacaTTTAACTGGCTAATTATATTAATAGCCAATATGCATATTTAGGAATCTGTGATAACAAGTGCCAAGTTTAACCTTCTGTGCTCAATGGATATGTCAGTGCATGCAAGTGTAATTTTCACCATGTTTCTGTTAACAGATCAGTGATGGAACAAAGAGACTTCATTAAACCATTTCCTTAAACTACAAACTCTCAGCTGTGAAATGCATCTCTGTTCTAGATGATCTTTGATTCTCAGTCAATTGTAGAGGTTGGAAAAGGTCACATGGCATGTTGTAGTCTACTTTCTGTTTTGAGCAGTCTGAGTTGCTGCAGAAAGTTCCTCATTTTTTAGTGACAGAACTTGTGTAGAAATTTTTATAatctcaacaacaaaaaaaggaagAAGAGAGCCTTTGGAACAACTGGAAAACACTTCAGTCAGTCTATTACAAAAGTAATAAGACGTGGAAAAACATGTAGtggaataattttttttcaagttgATGCATCCTGCAGCTGTGGCCTCACCCTGAAACGCCAAGGTTTCAACAATTGATATCCATGAGATTTCAACAGGCCTGGAATGGCCGTATGGAGGTTCGGGAAATCTACTGATGTGGCCTGGCCTGTCTAATATGACATGTGACTGACCACCACAAAAATCAAGTTTTACTTCAGCTCACAACAGCACTGCAGGCCAAATTAGTGGATGCAACAGGCCATGAAAGAGTTAAATTTGGGGCCAGGGGTCTTTACGTCTGTGTCCTCAAGTGCAAATCTGTACCATGCATACACATCTCCTGTGCCTCTCTGTCTGTAATAACAACTAGTTGAAcagcagaagttttgaacatgctcaaacTGCATTTTGCCAATGTGCAGTATTCCATCCACACGCTGCAGTATGGTGTGCATTTCTCCACAATCTTAGCAGTAATGTGGATTTGTATCATCATCATATTATCTAGTCATCATGTAGTATATGACAAGCTAGTCTATCACTTCTGGAATAACAGCCAAACTTACAGAACAAAAGAAAGTCTTTGCTTGCGATGATGGTAAAAACACTGTGGCGACATCTCAtggagaatgttttttttttaaactttctccTCCATGGGCTTTGTAAAATAGTGGATGGAACATACCTGCAGGAACAGGCACCATCACAGtcttcttctgcttcatctggCCTGTTCCACGGCAGGAATAACACGGGGTGGTAATAACTTTCCCTTTGCCGCCGCAGCGACGGCACGTAGAGCGCATCACAAACGGACCCGTGTTTATAGTTTCCTTCAAAGGGGAATACACCCATTACTTAAAACTCCACAAACGTGTACATCTTTATCTTAAGCAGAGACGCCGAATGGATCAGTGTTCTTACCATGCCGGAGCCATTGCAGTGATTGCAGTGCTGGATCTTAGTACCTGGCTCATAGCCCTTTCCGTCACACCTTTGACAGCTCGCTTCCGTGTTAATGGAGATCTCTTTGTTCACTCCCTTTGCTGCCTGAGTGAATGTCAGCTCCATGATGTACTGCTCCCCCCAAAAAAGGAAGGGCACGAAACTGAATCACCGAAGACTTCCAAATATTTACAACAACAGACATTTCCAAAGCAGACTCTAGATCAGTCACTCTTACAGGCAGTCCGTTGTCATATTGTACTTCCTTCACACATTCTCACTAACCTCTTGCGGCTGATCAAATATGGTGTTAAAGTCTCCAAAACCATGACCCCCTGAGAATTCCCCGAAGATCTTGCGGAAAAGCTCCTCTGGGTCCACACTGCTGGTCTGTCGGCTCCAGTACTGCTGCCCTCCGCCTGCTTGGCCAGCATCAAAGCCCGCTGAACCGTATGTGTCATACTGCTTTCTCTTCAAATCATCACTCAGGACCTGGAACAATGATAATCatttaataaactaaaaaaaaaaaaaaaaaaaaaaaaaaggatcaagAGATCCTGAAATCCTTTAGGCAAAGAAAGTCATTTTGatcaaatgtgaggaaagtggcaCTGGGTAAATCATTTGTACATATTTGCCTGAAATGTTTACTGTTCGGGGGTGGGAGCGATAGCCTGGCCATGGCATGTTCGACTTACCATGATCAATCGCCCAAGTAATGTCTGGACcaaatttctgaaaaattctgtgaACAGATTTTCTGCAACAAATCAAACAGTAGAAAAACTGCCTTTTTCCTCACTTTTGGGAGGTGCCCACAAGGATTCAATGAGTAACCTCAGCATATCATAGCCAGAATCCCCCCCAAAGGATTGGTTCTACCAAATTTCTGAAAAATTCcatcaagagaaaaaaaaaaaaaaaagaaatctgagaAATATCAGTGTgtgaaaaatgccattttgagaaAATCTCCAAATGGCACACTGCACACAGAGGACTAATCTTCATGGCATTAATTCTTTTGGCCCTTCAGTCCAAAGGACTaatcaataaataaaaccccaaaacaaTGTATTGAATCAAATGGAATCAGCTGTACAAAAAAGCCAGCTGTCTGCCATTTATGACTGCTGTATTAAGAATATTTCTTCTTctctcagctgttcccgttaagggtcaccacagcagatcgatagtttccatctcaccctgtcctctgtatcttactGAAAGCCTGAATAAAGACTGAAACCAAACCTCATAAGCTTCAGCAAGCTGAGAAATTTCTCCTTGGCTTGTGGGTCGTCTTTGTTTGTGTCTGGGTGATACTTCTTGGCCATCTGTgataacaaacaaaacacatgctCACCTTTTGTGAGAACTAGTCATCTGAAGACAACACAACCTGCATGTTCGGTGGTGAGCAGACCTGGTAGTAGgctttctttatttctttctggGAAGCTGTGCGAGGTACTCCCAGGATCTGGTAGTAGTCTTGTTTGCTGCTGGCAGGGGTACTTGTGTGAAAGGACCACGAGGAGCAAACGCTGGACGATTTGACACCTAAAAAAAGTGCCATACACAGTATCAGGGTAAATACAGTCAGAGACTGTTCAGCTGCCCAGTGCCATCACGAGGGGTGGAACGATATATTGTGTATCATGATAATCATATCTTGGAGTCTCTGTCAAATATACCTTTTAAAGCTGAATATTGTGATACCAGAAAAGTGGATTACTGCAGGGAAGAAATAATGATCTCCCAGCAATCACTGACAAAAATCAGGTCATTAAAATGTGAAATACATGCATCACTTTTCTTCTGATTGGCGGAATTTCTTATCAGTTTTATCTGCTTGTAGACACTAACTCAAAAGGTAACAAACTGACTACCATAATTCTGGTCAGGGAAATGCAAAGACAAGGATTtcctaaaaaaagaagaagaaagaaacagAAAAGCATGAGAGGGCTGCTGCATACCCTACGCGCTCACCACACGATATAAACACACAAGTAATAAATACACATCATGTCATTCTATGACTTCTGCTCAACTTCATTATCAAGTCATCCAttgcaatcaatcacaaatattttgctgatcaaaatACTTTTTTGATTATCCATCtcagcttcttggttgttgatacACAACAAGGTTTTTTGgactgttttccttgacctttgattaAGCTATTCCAAAATATAATCACCTCTAgacatctatccaagtaatattgccACCAAGTATGAAAGAAATCtttccagctgtttttgagttattctgtccagtctcacacacacacacaatgcacagGGTAAAAAGACAGGAAATGTTTGCCTACAGTTTGAGTGAAAGCACATGGAAGACTTGGACCAAGATTTGACTTGttttcttgtctgaaatccttttctgtgccactccaccacgAAGCGACAAAACTGGTGATGGAAGAGACAAAAACTGCACTATTGACAGTTTCTCAtatcacagccacagaatcctATAACTCCTACAGAGCTGTCACATGTCTTACGTCCTTGCATAATCACTTAACTACCGACTGCAGACAGATTTATTATACAGTAACATACTGTACTTGGAAATgcccatccactgacttgtccagaaaaaactggctgtaaaagtgttgATTTGTATCAATATTCCTATGGAGGGATTGTATATAAAAATAGTTGTAATTGCCAAAGGGTTAATGTAGTATATTTGCTCAAGTCCATGATTTCAAGTTAGAAGTCACACTACAAGCACACCTTGAATGTTTAATTTCAAGTCCAATGTTGTTGTCGAAAAGGGCAGAATTATGAAATTTGTCAGTTCAGACACTTATGGTCTTGAACGTATAGGCATCGACTGAGGGACGAAACTAATGACAGCAGCAAAATCAGTTGGACTGCTGGAAAATCAACAATATGCCTCCTAAAATTCATGCGTCAGAACTCGATTTTGTGATTAAACAAAGCTGTTATTTATTTTAACCTCTTCACCGAGTTACCACTCATCTGTTTTTCCCCCTCCGTGAATTTCTTCCATCGTTGTTGTGAACAGTTTGTGTTATTACTGTTATTGTGTATGTTCACTTATTCAATAATAAAGCAATAATAACCCCCGAACTTGTTGGCTAGCTTAGCCTGCTTTAGCACAGGCCGCCACACTCACCTGACAGCCATCTCAATGTCAACGCTTTCCCGGCTCCGCCGTGTGCCACGTTCCCTCCACGCCACAAATTTTCCACTGTAAGGTTAGAAAAGGTCCGGACCTCTCCGCGGGCAGCGCAGACAATAGCGCCACCGGCATGACGACGTCCAGAAGAAACGATAACTGTGATCCAGCGTGTGGAGCAGCGAACAGCCGACGACGCCATCATTCCTACGCCGGCGAGGTGGTGACAaactgcgcatgtgcaaacaCAGGGGGCGTGGCCAAGAGCTTATTCATGACGCACCCCAAAATCAAAATTTAAGATAATTCTAATTCTCATCAAAGTGTAATTCGGTGTCACCTTCTGGAATGACCTTGAGAATTACATATTGCGTACGATTGGCAAGAAATCGAAAAATAtaataatctactttgaatgCAAAAATTAAACCGCCAACCTCTGTTAGGGACATTTATGTCGATAAATCCATAAATCTAAATTTCTCCATACAAGTCCACATTTTAAAATCGTTCTGGCTGAGAATAATTGCTATTTTTAGCATTTTAAACTcgtaacaaagaaaaaaactacGCCATCTGTTACGTTATATTCCAAAATACTTATGATACATTAATTTAAAGAGGTCTGTCACTTtaatttaaattatattttttaaaCTTCGTTTATGTGttttcttccttttctttcattgggcttgtttaaagttttttttttttacattgtatgTTGTGTTTTGGTATGTAGCTTGTTctgttatgtaaaaaaaaacaaagtttaattCA from the Thalassophryne amazonica chromosome 16, fThaAma1.1, whole genome shotgun sequence genome contains:
- the LOC117528560 gene encoding LOW QUALITY PROTEIN: dnaJ homolog subfamily A member 3, mitochondrial-like (The sequence of the model RefSeq protein was modified relative to this genomic sequence to represent the inferred CDS: inserted 1 base in 1 codon) yields the protein MMASSAVRCSTRWITVIVSSGRRHAGGAIVCAARGEVRTFSNLTVENLWRGGNVAHGGAGKALTLRWLSGVKSSSVCSSWSFHTSTPASSKQDYYQILGVPRTASQKEIKKAYYQMAKKYHPDTNKDDPQAKEKFXQLAEAYEVLSDDLKRKQYDTYGSAGFDAGQAGGGQQYWSRQTSSVDPEELFRKIFGEFSGGHGFGDFNTIFDQPQEYIMELTFTQAAKGVNKEISINTEASCQRCDGKGYEPGTKIQHCNHCNGSGMETINTGPFVMRSTCRRCGGKGKVITTPCYSCRGTGQMKQKKTVMVPVPAGVEDGQTVRMPVGKKEIFITFRVQKSPVFRRDGADIHSDLHISVAQAILGGTARTQGLYENLNLSLPAGVQTDQRICLTGKGIARVSGYGYGDHYVHIKIKSPKVVFLCRMLTDKQRALLMSYAEDETDVEGTVNGVTVTATGGGSSGKQSEAGQSRSDKKEESEGGGFFSKLKTLFSSS